The Podarcis muralis chromosome 10, rPodMur119.hap1.1, whole genome shotgun sequence genome includes a region encoding these proteins:
- the BTG1 gene encoding protein BTG1, translated as MHPALYTRASMIREIAAAVGFISKFLRTKGLMNERQLQTFSQSLQELLAEHYKHHWFPEKPCKGSGYRCIRINHKMDPLIGQAAQRIGLSGQELFRLLPSELTLWVDPYEVSYRIGEDGSICVLYEATPAGASQNSTSMQMVDSRISCKEELLLGRTSPSKSYNMMTVSG; from the exons ATGCATCCTGCCCTTTACACCCGGGCCAGCATGATACGCGAAATCGCCGCGGCCGTGGGCTTCATCTCCAAGTTCCTGCGCACCAAGGGGCTGATGAACGAGCGGCAGCTGCAGACGTTCAGCCAGAGCCTGCAGGAGCTGTTGGCAG AACACTATAAACACCACTGGTTCCCTGAAAAGCCGTGCAAAGGATCGGGCTATCGCTGCATCCGGATCAACCATAAAATGGATCCCTTGATTGGGCAGGCAGCACAACGAATTGGACTCAGCGGTCAAGAACTGTTCCGGCTTCTTCCAAGTGAACTCACTCTCTGGGTCGACCCTTACGAGGTATCCTATCGCATCGGAGAGGATGGCTCAATCTGTGTGCTGTATGAAGCCACACCAGCAGGAgctagccaaaacagcaccagcaTGCAAATGGTAGACAGCAGAATAAGCTGTAAGGAAGAACTCCTCTTGGGCAGAACCAGTCCCTCCAAGAGCTACAATATGATGACTGTATCAGGTTAA